A window of Sagittula sp. P11 genomic DNA:
GTTCGATCAGGGCGTCCTCTTCCGCCACGGTGTCGCCCACCGAGACGAGGACCGTGACCACGGGAACGTCCTTGAAATCGCCGATATCGGGTACCTTGATGTCCATGTCGCTCACCACATCAGCTTGCGCATGTCGCCGAGCAGCGTCTTGAGCGTCACGCAGAAGCGTGCGGCAAGCGCGCCGTCGATGGCACGGTGGTCATAGGACAGCGACAGCGGCTGCATGAGGCGCGGGACGAACTGTTCGCCGTCCCAGACCGGGGCCATCTTCGACCGGGTGAGGCCGAGGATCGCCACCTCCGGCGCGTTCACGATGGGGGTGAAGGACGTGCCGCCGATCCCGCCGAGCGACGAGATGGTGAAGGTCGCGCCCTGCATGTCGCCGGACTTCAGCTCCCCCTTGCGGGCCTTGGAGCTGAGCTCCATCAGGTCCTTGGATATCTCCACCAGGCCCTTGCGGTCGGCGTCCTTGATGACCGGCACCATCAGGCCGTTCGGCGTGTCCGCCGCGAAGCCGATGTTGTAGAAGTCCTTCTTGATCAGCTTGTCGCCGTCCGGGTGGATCGACGAGTTCACTTCCCAGTGCTCCTTCAGCGCCGAGACCGAGGCCTTGATCACGAAGGACAGCAGCGTGACGCGATAGCCGTCTTCCTTGGCCATCGTGTCCATTTCCTTGCGGTACTTGTCCAGCTCGGTGATGTCGGCTTCGTCGTTGTGGGTGACATGCGGGATGTTCAGCCACGAGCGGTGCAGCGCGGGGCCGGAGATCTTCTTGATCCGCGGCATTTCCACGTCCTCAACAGGCCCGAACTTCGAGAAGTCGACCTTCGGGATCGGCGGAATGCCCATGCCACCGGACGCCGCGGGTGCACCCGCAGCCGGAGCAGCCTGGCCCTTCAGCGCCTTTTCCACGTCCTCGCGCAGGATGCGGCCC
This region includes:
- the aceF gene encoding dihydrolipoyllysine-residue acetyltransferase, yielding MATEVKVPDIGDFTDVPVVSILVSVGDTVAEEDALIELESDKATMEVPSSAAGKVKEILVSEGDKVSEGTVIILLEGDDAGAAKEEKSEAPKEESKDTSKSESKDAPKESSAGQQAAPAPSAVTDKGFNKVHASPSVRAFARRVEVDLAHVNGSGRKGRILREDVEKALKGQAAPAAGAPAASGGMGIPPIPKVDFSKFGPVEDVEMPRIKKISGPALHRSWLNIPHVTHNDEADITELDKYRKEMDTMAKEDGYRVTLLSFVIKASVSALKEHWEVNSSIHPDGDKLIKKDFYNIGFAADTPNGLMVPVIKDADRKGLVEISKDLMELSSKARKGELKSGDMQGATFTISSLGGIGGTSFTPIVNAPEVAILGLTRSKMAPVWDGEQFVPRLMQPLSLSYDHRAIDGALAARFCVTLKTLLGDMRKLMW